Genomic DNA from Filimonas effusa:
ATAACGCCGCATCTGGATGAATGAGGGATAAGTAGTCACTTCTTTTTCCGTGCCGCTTTTGATGTGCCGGATGACCATGCCCAACACACCGCGCTGCAATACATTCGTTATTCCAAACTGATACACACCTCTTTCGGTAGGTTTAACGTTGTACTGCACCAGCTTAGTGCTGCCGGCGGGAATAGAAACCGCTACCTGCCAGTTACGTTTCTGAAACTGAAAAGGTAATTCATCGATAAGCACCAGGGCCACACCGTAAGGGAGTTTATTAGTGACCTCCAGTGTAACCTTATTATCGTCGCCATTGCTGAACCTGTCGCCACAGCGCCTTTGCACCGATACAGGTGTTCTTTTGGCGTAGATGATGATAAAGTCGAGCAATACCATCAGCGCCAGGCATAAGAGCGCCAGTTTGCCTATGATTTCCAGTTGCGGGAAAAAGAAGGCGAGTACAAACAAGCCCACGATAACGCCTGCCGTTATATAAAACAGCCGGGAGAAATAGAACGACAGTTGATAAAGCAGTTTCTTCATATTTTACCTGGGCACCTCTATAGCGTGTACAATATTCTGGATGACATCATCTTCGTTCACTCCTTCCATTTCTTTTTCGGGGGTAAGGATGAGGCGATGGCGTAATACCGGCGCAGCAACGTAGATGATGTCATCGGGCGTTATGAAATCGCGTCCTGCCAGTGCGGCGGTGGCGCGGGCAGCATTGAGCAATGCCTGCGAAGCTCTTGGAGAAGCTCCCAGGTAAACAGATCTGTCGTTACGTGTAGCCACAATGATCTTAGCAATAAAGCTGAGCAGTTTTTCTTCTGCGATGATCTGCCTGGTGAGCTGCTGCAGTTGTACAATTTTATCGCCGCTGATCACAGGTTGTACCGACATTACTTTCTGCTGGTTATCCATTTGCTGGAAACGCTGCAGGATGGCGACCTCTTCTGCTTCGGAAGGGTAAGGCACTTTTATTTTGAACAGGAAACGGTCGAGCTGTGCTTCGGGAAGCCGATAGGTACCTTCCTGTTCTATGGGGTTTTGGGTGGCGAGCACCATAAAAGGATGTTTCATTTTATGTGTGGTGCCGTCCATTGTCACCTGTTTTTCTTCCATCACCTCGAACAGGGCGGCCTGGGTTTTAGCGGGGGCCCTGTTGATTTCATCGATCAGGATAACATTGCCGAAGATGGGGCCTTCCCTGAATTCGAAACGGCTGCTGCCGGGGTTGAAGATACTTGTACCTAATACGTCGCTCGGCATAAGATCGGGTGTAAACTGAATGCGGCTGAAGTTCACCTGCATACTTTTGGCCACCAGTTTCGCCGCCAGTGTTTTAGCAACACCCGGTACCCCTTCGATAAGTACGTGGCCATCGGAGAGGATAGCAGTGACGATCAATTTTACCATCTGCTCCTGTCCTACTATAACCTTTCTGATCTCTTCCTGCAGTTGCACGATCGCTTCACTGAGTTCGCCAAGGTCTACTCTTTGTTTGAATAAATCTTCTTCCATATCAGGTGTGTTTATAAAAATGGTCTAAAATGTAATAGAATTTCATGAGCTCGTCGCGGGTTATCAACCCCATCTGGGCTTTATGGATGTAATCGACGATGGCGCCGGTGGTATCTTTTGTTACTCCCGATTTCATTGACAGCACGGTTGCAAAATCGTCGTTAATGTAATGCGTATCTATCTTGTATTTCGTTCTTACATGTTCGAGGAAAAACTGTGTCATCTTCAACGCCAGGTTCCGGTGATCGCCTTTCTCGTAATAGAGTTTTCCTATGGTTTCGACAAACTCAAGAGAATCGTTGGCGGGTTTGCGGTATACGGGTATCATACGCTGTTTACGTTTTACAGCGGTGACAAGGTATAAGCCCAGGACCAGCAGTACTAACCAGAATGCCCAGCGGAAGTTTTCGTATTGCAGGATCACGGAAAGCAGTCCTTTGGGTTCTTCTTCTTTCCTGATACCATACAAAAAGTATTCGTCCCATACAATCTTTGTTGGTTTCCGGGGGAAGAGCGACATCAGTTTTTCGAAGTATTCATGATTATCGCGGTATAGTATAAAAAAGTTAGACAACGCAAGCGGTGCGCTATGCAGGAAGATAGTGCCATCGAGTGTATTCATGGCAAGCAGGTTGGCTTTACCTGCGGCATTGGTTCCGATCTGGTAGGTAAAGCTGCTATCCATGCCGAAAAAGGTATTGGAGAAAGGCGCACCGGGATAGCCGTACAAATAAGGAGGCTGGAATGTTGCAGAATCGAGCTTCACTGCGAGCCTGTTAACCCAGGTAACCGAATTATCTTCCAGACGGATCCAGGGCTGCTCTGTTCTCAGCGGGTCCTGGTCTACCCTAAAAAACTTTTTAGCGATATCGCTCATTTCCAGTACGCTGATGAAAACATAATTTCCTTTTTGCGCAAAGCTGGTGAGGTAGTTGAGATCGGTTTCGGAGGGATCGAAAAATTTAGCCACGATCATCAGCACCTGTCCTGCTTTTGCCGTATCCCAGCTTAATTCTTCCCATTGCGCGGGTTCCTGCTGGTTTCGTACCACATGCGTTCCGGGAAAACGTTCCTGCAGCAGCTGAAAAGCGGCGTTACAACCATAGGGATTTTTATCCCTGGAATCAAGTGTAACACGGCCGACAAACTTTTTCTCTTTTTCTCTGTGCGGCATGAAAATGATGAGCAATACAATAGCTATTGCACCTGCGATATATGGTATCAGTTTTTTCAGCAGTTTCACCCGAGTTTGTTTTGTACGGTTATAAAATCCTGGCTGATACGTTCATATAGATCACGGCTTACTTCAAATCTTCCATACCATACATATTCGTAATGCCTGGTGATACGGGCAAATTCATCGTAATTGCCACCTCCTCTTAACTGAACCAGATAGTCGATATTGGTATATTCGGGTTGAAAACGGATAAGTCCTTTATCACTCAGCTGCCTTAATGTTTTCAGGTAAAGAATGCGTACAGCGAGGCGATAGTCCTGGTCTTTCAGTGCTTTTTGCAGGAGTTCATTGTATTTGAGGGCGAAAATATTGTCACCAATTTCGTTTATGGAGATATTGTCATCTTCGCCGGCCACATTACGCGGTGCAAAGAATGCGACCTTATTGGATACCAGGAAGTAGAGTACAGCTGCTATAAAGATGACAGCCGCCAAGATGAAAATGAGATTTCCGCTGCTTCCGCTGCTATTGCTGGTCTGCATGTCGATCTCGGGAGGGGGTGCATTTCCTTTGCGTTTGCGCTCCATAGCCGAATCGATTGTTGCAACTGCCTGTTCCGTAGCGGATACATACCAGAAGTCCTCTTCTTTTTTGAGCGTATTTACCTTCTTTTGGGTTGTAACTCCGGCAGGGATCTGTTCCTGGCTAAAGGGCTGCGTATGATAGCGCCAGTTAAAGAGCAGGTGTGAGGTATCGTAGATATGTGTGGCTTTGCTTTCTGCATGATCATAGTCGTAGTCTTCTTCCTGTTCCTGTGCGTAAGCGGCGGAGCAAAAGCAGGCTGTAATAAGCAAAAGAAAGAACAGCAGTTTTACTCTCATCTTTTTTTCAGCATTATGGGGTATACAACGAAATAACCAATCATAATAGCCAGAGAGCAGCCTATGATAAGCAGTTTAAGCCATACCGACATATCGGCGTGCCTGGTTACAAAACCTTCGAAAAAGGCTGCGATCATTAGCATGGGCAGGTTGGCGAGGGCGATGATAAGGCCTTCTTTTGCGCCTTGTTTCAATGCGTCTACACGACGGCTTGTGCCTGGGAAAAGCCAGCTTTTTGCGAGTACAAGTCCGGCAGCACCCGCCACCACCACCATTCCCAATTCAATGGTGCCGTGGATCATAATGGTGAGCAAGCTATCCTGCATCAATCCTTTGCTGTAAAAGAGGTATTCAAAAGCGCCCACCATAATACCGTTATGCACCAGCATGAGGATGGTGGGAATACCCAGGAGAATGCCGCCTGCGAAGCCACGCAGTGCAACACCAATGTTATTAAGGAAGAGGTAAACAAAGCTCAGGAATTCGTTACCGGATGCATATACGCCAAACGGGGCGCCGCGTTCGATGTTACGCTCCGTCATATTCACGTAGCCATCGCCGAGGATCTGGCGTACAAAGCCCTGGTCTTTTGCGGCGGAGAAAAAGCCTATGGTTATAAACACGAGAAAAGTAACGAAGCTTACCAGCAGCAATACATGGTGTTTACCTATCACCAGCGGGAGATCATATTTAAAGAAGCGGGAGACGCGGCTGGTTCGTTGCCGCTGGTTTGCGTAGATATGAAGGTAACGTTTGGCAGCTTCGGTATTCAGGTATTTTATAATACCGCTGGAGGGATAAAAGGTTTTGCTATAGCCCAGATCTTCGACCAGCTGAATAAATTCTTCAGCGGTTTCGTCGGGATGTTGGCTAGGGTTTTCCTTCATTTGCTGCCAGCGATCTTTGTTCTTCCTGATAAACTGTGCTTCCCTCAATTTGAAGATTTTGAATCCGAAATTTATTGATTACTTTACAAACTCCAAATAGTTTATTGAAACGATGCAGAAAATAACTATTCCTACCGCCTTCAATATAGACCTGGAATTTGAGACAGCAGAGTTTCTGCAGCGGCTCGTGGCCTGGCTCATAGACTTTGCGATTGTTATGGCCTATTTTATTGTGAGCATGCATTTTCTGGCTGAGTACGAGGCAAGTAATGGCAGGCAATCGGCGGGAGATGGTTTTTGGTTCAATCTTTCGGCATTGCAGATGATTTTGTTCACGCCTTGTCTTGTTTATCATCTTGTTTGCGAGCTACTGATGAACGGGCAAACACCGGGAAAAAAAATGCTGAAGCTGCGTGTGATCAGTGAAAACGGCGGCAGGCCTGCCTTATACCAATTCCTTCTTCGCTGGCTGGTTCGTTTTATCGATTTCATCAGCAGTTTTGGATTTGGCGCGCTTATCAGTTATGCCGTCACCAACAAAAACCAGCGCCTGGGCGACCTTGCTGCGGGCACCCTGGTCATTAAACTGAAGATGCAAAGCAACCTGGATGACACCATCTTCTTTGAGCTGGGGGAAAGCTATCAGCCTGTGTATGCCAACGTGTTGAAACTGACAGACCGGGACATGAACACGATCAAGAATATGCTGGACCGTTATCATACCGGCAAAACTTCGCTGGACATGATCATACGTACGGCGGATACGATCCGCGCGGCGCTTGGCATCCCCAACCACCAGGACAATATCATTTTCCTGGAAACACTTTTAAAAGATTATAACCATCTTTCCGTTAAGTAAAACGCTTTATATTTCTCATTAAATTACACCTAAACCAAAAACCATGGAACAAATCGACATTCTTGCAGAACTGGAAGAAGAAATAATACTGGAGCCTGCCACACCGGGTCAGCGATTTGCCAATTTTATAGTGGATATTGTTGGCATGTATGCTACCATTTTCGTGGTGGCCATTGTGTTGGGTTCATTCATTGTAGCTTCTACTGTAAGCAGCACTTCGTATGGCGGGCAATCGACAGCTGCTTCGGACCTGGTGCTTTACGTTATCAGTTTCATCGTGACCGTCCTTTATTTTTCGCTTATGGAGGGTCTATCAAAAGGCAGGTCGCTCGGCAAGTTAATTACGCGTACGCGTGCTGTAAAAGAAGACGGCTCTCCTATTACCTTCAAAGACGCCTTTGTAAGAGCGTTGTGCAGGTGTATTCCTTTTGAGCCCTTCAGCATGTTCAGCGGTTCTCCCTGGCATGATTCGATAAGCAGGACGAAGGTTGTTAAAATATAACAGGTATATTTCAATGTCTTCTTTATTAAATAGAGCAGCCTTATTGGTCAAAGACTTTGAAAAGGCAGATGTATTGGATCATGCCGCAAAAGCGGCGGCTTCGCCGTCGTATTTTGCGGCATTAGTCCGTTACCTGCAGGATAAAGACAAAGTTGTTGCTACCCGGGCATCGTGGTGTCTTAACTGGGCTGCCCGTAGAAATCCGTCGTATGTGCAGCCTCATGTTGGCGTGCTTGCGGAACTGCTGCAGCAGCCAGCTGCGCCTGCAGCGGTGGTGCGTAACTGTGCGAGCATACTACAGGATGTAAGCATACCTGAAGTTTACCAGGGCATAGTTATGAACACCTGTTTTGAGCTGGTAACCAACCCTGCCACGCCTATTGCCATCAAGGCATTCAGTCTTACTATACTGGATCATTTATCGCACGAGTATCCCGAGATAAAACCCGAGCTGCAGCTCATTATCGAGACACAGCTGGAAAAGGAAACGGCTGCATTCCGCAGCCGTGCCAAAAAGATATTAAAGCGGCTACAGCGATAGCCCTGAATGATATTAGTAGAGGATCCTTACTTTGATCGTTTCCTTTACATCTTTCAACAATTCAACCGCCTGGGTGCTCAGTTGCTGATCAACGTCGAGCACCACATAACCGATGGCATCATTGGTTTTAAGATACTGACCGAGGATGTTGATGTTATGTTTAGACAGTTCGCTGTTGATGGCGCTCAACACACCGGGTTTGTTGTTATGAATATGCAGGATCCTGTGTGCGCCTTCTACCGGCGGCAGGCTGATACCGGGTACTGTGTGAGAACCGTTGGTAATACCTCTTTCGAGATACTGGTATAATTTATTACTTACATCGTCGCCTATATTTACCTGTGCTTCTTCGGTAGAGCCTCCGATATGCGGGGTAAGGATCACGTTTGAAAGGCCTTGTAACGGCGTTTCAAAACGATCGCCATTTTTTTCGGGCTCCCATGGGAAGACATCTATTGCTGCACCGGAGAGTGCGCCAGATTTAAGCGCTTCGGCCAGCGCTTCGAGATCGACCACTTCACCCCTTGCATAGTTGATAAGGATAGCTCCTTTCTTAATAGACCGGATCACTTCTTTATTTACCAGGTTCTTTGTTTGTGCGGTTTCGGGAACGTGCAGGGAAATGATATCGGCTTCACTTACCAGCGCTTTCAGGTTTTTGGCAGCGTGTGCATTACCCAGCGGCAGTTTGGTTTCCACATCGTAGAACATAACGTTCATACCCAGAGATTCAGCCAACACGCTAACCTGTGTACCAATGTTGCCATATCCAATGATGCCCAGTGTTTTACCACGCAGTTCATAGCTGCCTTTGGCTTCTTTCATCCAGATACCTTCGTGGGCGGCTTTGTTCTTATCCGGAATACGGCGAATGAGCATGATGGACAAGCCAATTACGAGTTCGGCAACGCTACGGGTATTGCTATAAGGCGCATTAAAGACTACTACACCCTGGTGGAGGGCGGCACCAAGATCGACCTGGTTCACACCTATACAAAAGCAGCCTATGGCCTGCAGTTTGGGAGCATGGTCGAGTACATTTTTAGTGATCTTTGTTTTGGAGCGGATGCCCAGGAGATGAACATCTTTAATTTCTTTGATCAATTCTTCTTCACTCAGGGCACCGGTGAGTTTTTTAACGTTGGTATATCCCTGTTGTTTGAACTTTTCTACTGCCTTGTCGCTGATATTTTCGAGGAACAGTATTTTGATCTTCTCTTTGGGGTAGCTAGTTGGTTGGCTCATATGGAGTAATTGAAGTAAGATAACTAATGTAAGTATGCCTTAAAACACAAATCCCTCCGTGTGACTGCACTGCCGGAGGGATTTGTAAGTTTCGTATTCAAAAAGACTATTTTTTCTTCTCGTAACGTTTTTTGAACTTGTCAATTCTACCTGCAGTATCTACCAGTACATTTTTACCGGTGTAGAAAGGGTGCGAGGTATTCGAAATTTCCAGTTTGATTACAGGATATTCATTTCCGTCTTCCCACTGAATAGTTTCTTTAGAGGAAGCAGTAGAGCGACCAAGGAAGGTATGGCCATTACTCATGTCTTTAAACACAACAAACTTGTAACTTTCTGGATGGAGACCTTGTTTCATTTTATTTTGATTTTAGGCCGCACGGTTTTTGCCGTACTGTTATTATTATAAGGAATGCAAAATTAGGATATTCTCTGCTAATCACAAAATAGAAATCAACGAAGATACAATCCCATGCAAACTGATTTTCAGTCAGTTATGAAAAATTCTAGCTTTTCATATTTACAAACTGCAGGGGAAAATTGAGATTTGCGCCTTTACAGAGCGCTATTACTTCCTGCAGGTCGTCGATTTTTTTGCCGGTAACCCTTACAATTTCATCCATGATCTGGGCTTGTACTTTAAGGCCGGAGTCTTTGATGAGCTTTACTATTTTTTTGGCGTCATCCTGTTTAAGGCCGTTGGTAACGGGTACTTCTTTTTTTACGACCTTACCGCTGGGATAGGCATCTTTTTCAAAGTTAAATGCATTGGCGTCGATCCCCTGCTTCATCGAGCGGCTGATAAGCACGTCGATGAGCTGCTTCATCTTCATATCGCTGTCTACTTCCAGGTTAACAATGTAATCTTTTTTATTCAGCTCTACCACTACATGTGAGTCCCTGAAATCGAAGCGGCCGCTGATTTCTTTCTTAACTGTATTGATAGCGTTATCCAGTGTTTGCAGGTCTACTTTACTGCTGATATCAAAAGAAGGCATAAACGAAAAATTTGCGCAAAGATAACAGATATGTTTATACAGTTCAGCAAGATGAGGATGTCCGGGTTTATCCCCCTTATTGGGGTGGGAAACATATTCTGTTACCGGGGTTAAAAAGCAAGCGGGATAGCTTACTTTTAAGCAATACAAATCTTGCTTTATGCAGAAGGTATTGAACAACCTTATATCCTACCAAAACGAGATCGTGCAGTTGCCTTATAGCAATAAAGATTCGGCGTTTGAGCTGGTATGGCTTGCCCGCCGGGTTGCCGGTTATATTTATGATGCTGCTTTGGATGAGGAGCTCAAGAAAGAAGTACCTGCCACGGTGAAAAAGCATGCCAATGAGCTTGCCGCCCTCAGTAACACCTCCGGGGCCAAAGCACTAAAACCTCATTTTGAGACAGCAAAGGAAGCTATCGCCAAAAGCATTACTCAACTGATAGATCAGCTGAACAAGACATCAAGTGCTTTATTGTTATAATCACTTACGCAGGCGATCACATTGGGAAAATGGCTGAAATCGGATGCCGGGTGCATGGTAGTTAATACAACCGCCTGCATGCCTGCGTTGAGGGCAGCTTCTATTCCTTTAGGCGAATCTTCGAATACAATGCATTTTTCGTAAGGCACCTGTAAAAGGTCGGCACATTGCAGGAATGTAGCGGGGTGTGGTTTGCTGACCGCAACGTCATCGGCTGTTACTATTGCTTTGAAGTAATGTCTTACGTTGAGGTTGTTGATGGCGAAGTCTACGTTATCGGAGATGGCAGCAGTGCCTATTGCCATGGCAATATGATGAGATCTGGCTTTGGCCAGGAAGGCTTCCAGTCCTGGTAACAGGCACAGATGTGGCAGGTAGGCTTCCTGGTAGCGCTTTTCTTTGGCCATGGAAAGTGCGGCGACCTTTTCGGGGGGAAAGTGGTCTTTGCCAAATATACGGTCAAGCACTTCTGCATTCTTGCCGTACATCTGTTTATCGACTTCTTCGCGTGTAAGGCCTGCGTTAGCCTGGTTGTTCAGTACTTCGTGCCATGCGAGGCCATGAAAGGCCATATCATCGATCATAGTACCGTTCATATCGAACAGAAATGCTCCGGGCTTTTGTATCATATATTCTCAGTTTCAATTACCATATGGCATGCAATCAAAAATACAGGCAACAGAACGAGTTTCTATCAAAGTTAAACAATGAAGAAGAAAATTTTTCATTACATTATACAAGGGGTTAGAGGCAAATGCTTTTACTTATTAAAGACAGAATGACATTATTTTAAGATGGATCGTAAGCGGCTTTAAGACGGCTTTAGTGTGGCTTTAGTGTGGCTTGCTCCATTGCCCGGGGTTTTGCAGTAAAAAAGCCAGAATGACAGCGATTTCGGGGTATGCGCTGCTATAAAAAAAGGGCTGACCGCTATTTGGTCAACCCTGGTAAAGTAAAGGCAATACTGCCGGCATTGTCGCAAGACCAGGAATAAGCCAGCCTTGTTCAGCCGGCAAACCGGCAGCGTGTTGCCCGGGTTTATTTATTCACGATCAGCTTATACTTGGTAACAGTATGATACTGTTGTCCCGGCTGGAGGATAGTAGACGGGAATCCAGGTTTATTAGGCGAATCGGGATAGTGTTGCGTTTCGAGACAAAGTGCTGAATTCTTGTTGATGGGTGTGCCGTTAGGCGCTTTGAAGGTACCATCGAGGAAGTTTCCGGTATAGAACTGTAAACCGGGTTCAGTTGTATATACTTCCAGGGTTCTGCCGCTGATAGAATCGGTAAGGGTTGCAGCCAGCATCAGCGAAGTGCTGTCTCCTTTTCTGTCCAGTACCCAGTTATGATCGTATCCACCGGGCACCTGTGCTATACGGCTTCCTATCTTTTGCGGGGAAGTAAAGTCGAAAGGACCACCAGCTACTGCCTTGATCTCACCTGTAGTAATGAGTGTGGAATCTACAGGCGTATAGTTGGCTGCATTCATTTGCAACACATGATCCAGGATGCTGTTGTTCACGTCGCCGGAAAGGTTGAAATAGCTGTGGTTGGTAAGGTTCACCGGTGTAGCCTTGTCGGTTTCAGCGGTGTAGTCGATAGCCAGTTCATCGTCATTGGTGAGTGTATATTTCACGACTACTTTCAGGTTGCCGGGATATCCTTCTTCGCCGTCTTTGCTTACATAGGTAAGTACCAGGGCGGGGATAGTATCTGAAAGAACGGTGCCCGTCCATATCACTTTATCGAATCCTTTGTTACCGCCGTGCAGGTGGTTAGGGCCATCGTTTACCGCCAGCTGATAAGTGGTGCCGTTGAGTTTAAAATTGCCTTTGGCGATACGGTTGCCATAGCGGCCAATGATAGCGCCAAAGAATGGTGGTTTAGCCAGGTATCCTGAAAGGCTGTCGAAACCTACCACTATGCTGGAAACCTTACCTGCTTTATCGGCAGCGGTCCATGAAGTTACCGTACCGCCATAGCTGCTGATCTTTACCTGTACACCGTTTTTATTGGTAAGTGTATACAGATCTACATCCTGGCCATCGGCTTTGCCCCATGCTGCTTTGGTAATACCGGCTTTCACGTCTTTCTTCTCTTCTTTAGTTGCTCCGCCGCAGCCTGCCAGCAGTGTTCCGGCAGCGATTGCAGCTACTGCCACATAACTGGTCCATTTGTTCATATTAGTTTCTTTTTTGTTTTTGAATTTATTAATTGAGTTCCAGCATTACAACGGATAATGCCGGCATCTGCACCTGCAGCGTGTTACCTGAAGCAACAGCATTGT
This window encodes:
- a CDS encoding AAA family ATPase, encoding MEEDLFKQRVDLGELSEAIVQLQEEIRKVIVGQEQMVKLIVTAILSDGHVLIEGVPGVAKTLAAKLVAKSMQVNFSRIQFTPDLMPSDVLGTSIFNPGSSRFEFREGPIFGNVILIDEINRAPAKTQAALFEVMEEKQVTMDGTTHKMKHPFMVLATQNPIEQEGTYRLPEAQLDRFLFKIKVPYPSEAEEVAILQRFQQMDNQQKVMSVQPVISGDKIVQLQQLTRQIIAEEKLLSFIAKIIVATRNDRSVYLGASPRASQALLNAARATAALAGRDFITPDDIIYVAAPVLRHRLILTPEKEMEGVNEDDVIQNIVHAIEVPR
- a CDS encoding DUF4350 domain-containing protein, whose protein sequence is MKLLKKLIPYIAGAIAIVLLIIFMPHREKEKKFVGRVTLDSRDKNPYGCNAAFQLLQERFPGTHVVRNQQEPAQWEELSWDTAKAGQVLMIVAKFFDPSETDLNYLTSFAQKGNYVFISVLEMSDIAKKFFRVDQDPLRTEQPWIRLEDNSVTWVNRLAVKLDSATFQPPYLYGYPGAPFSNTFFGMDSSFTYQIGTNAAGKANLLAMNTLDGTIFLHSAPLALSNFFILYRDNHEYFEKLMSLFPRKPTKIVWDEYFLYGIRKEEEPKGLLSVILQYENFRWAFWLVLLVLGLYLVTAVKRKQRMIPVYRKPANDSLEFVETIGKLYYEKGDHRNLALKMTQFFLEHVRTKYKIDTHYINDDFATVLSMKSGVTKDTTGAIVDYIHKAQMGLITRDELMKFYYILDHFYKHT
- a CDS encoding DUF4129 domain-containing protein; this translates as MRVKLLFFLLLITACFCSAAYAQEQEEDYDYDHAESKATHIYDTSHLLFNWRYHTQPFSQEQIPAGVTTQKKVNTLKKEEDFWYVSATEQAVATIDSAMERKRKGNAPPPEIDMQTSNSSGSSGNLIFILAAVIFIAAVLYFLVSNKVAFFAPRNVAGEDDNISINEIGDNIFALKYNELLQKALKDQDYRLAVRILYLKTLRQLSDKGLIRFQPEYTNIDYLVQLRGGGNYDEFARITRHYEYVWYGRFEVSRDLYERISQDFITVQNKLG
- a CDS encoding stage II sporulation protein M, with the protein product MREAQFIRKNKDRWQQMKENPSQHPDETAEEFIQLVEDLGYSKTFYPSSGIIKYLNTEAAKRYLHIYANQRQRTSRVSRFFKYDLPLVIGKHHVLLLVSFVTFLVFITIGFFSAAKDQGFVRQILGDGYVNMTERNIERGAPFGVYASGNEFLSFVYLFLNNIGVALRGFAGGILLGIPTILMLVHNGIMVGAFEYLFYSKGLMQDSLLTIMIHGTIELGMVVVAGAAGLVLAKSWLFPGTSRRVDALKQGAKEGLIIALANLPMLMIAAFFEGFVTRHADMSVWLKLLIIGCSLAIMIGYFVVYPIMLKKR
- a CDS encoding RDD family protein, encoding MQKITIPTAFNIDLEFETAEFLQRLVAWLIDFAIVMAYFIVSMHFLAEYEASNGRQSAGDGFWFNLSALQMILFTPCLVYHLVCELLMNGQTPGKKMLKLRVISENGGRPALYQFLLRWLVRFIDFISSFGFGALISYAVTNKNQRLGDLAAGTLVIKLKMQSNLDDTIFFELGESYQPVYANVLKLTDRDMNTIKNMLDRYHTGKTSLDMIIRTADTIRAALGIPNHQDNIIFLETLLKDYNHLSVK
- a CDS encoding RDD family protein, with the protein product MEQIDILAELEEEIILEPATPGQRFANFIVDIVGMYATIFVVAIVLGSFIVASTVSSTSYGGQSTAASDLVLYVISFIVTVLYFSLMEGLSKGRSLGKLITRTRAVKEDGSPITFKDAFVRALCRCIPFEPFSMFSGSPWHDSISRTKVVKI
- the serA gene encoding phosphoglycerate dehydrogenase → MSQPTSYPKEKIKILFLENISDKAVEKFKQQGYTNVKKLTGALSEEELIKEIKDVHLLGIRSKTKITKNVLDHAPKLQAIGCFCIGVNQVDLGAALHQGVVVFNAPYSNTRSVAELVIGLSIMLIRRIPDKNKAAHEGIWMKEAKGSYELRGKTLGIIGYGNIGTQVSVLAESLGMNVMFYDVETKLPLGNAHAAKNLKALVSEADIISLHVPETAQTKNLVNKEVIRSIKKGAILINYARGEVVDLEALAEALKSGALSGAAIDVFPWEPEKNGDRFETPLQGLSNVILTPHIGGSTEEAQVNIGDDVSNKLYQYLERGITNGSHTVPGISLPPVEGAHRILHIHNNKPGVLSAINSELSKHNINILGQYLKTNDAIGYVVLDVDQQLSTQAVELLKDVKETIKVRILY
- a CDS encoding type B 50S ribosomal protein L31 — its product is MKQGLHPESYKFVVFKDMSNGHTFLGRSTASSKETIQWEDGNEYPVIKLEISNTSHPFYTGKNVLVDTAGRIDKFKKRYEKKK
- a CDS encoding YajQ family cyclic di-GMP-binding protein, which encodes MPSFDISSKVDLQTLDNAINTVKKEISGRFDFRDSHVVVELNKKDYIVNLEVDSDMKMKQLIDVLISRSMKQGIDANAFNFEKDAYPSGKVVKKEVPVTNGLKQDDAKKIVKLIKDSGLKVQAQIMDEIVRVTGKKIDDLQEVIALCKGANLNFPLQFVNMKS
- a CDS encoding HAD family hydrolase, which translates into the protein MIQKPGAFLFDMNGTMIDDMAFHGLAWHEVLNNQANAGLTREEVDKQMYGKNAEVLDRIFGKDHFPPEKVAALSMAKEKRYQEAYLPHLCLLPGLEAFLAKARSHHIAMAIGTAAISDNVDFAINNLNVRHYFKAIVTADDVAVSKPHPATFLQCADLLQVPYEKCIVFEDSPKGIEAALNAGMQAVVLTTMHPASDFSHFPNVIACVSDYNNKALDVLFS
- a CDS encoding aldose epimerase family protein, translating into MNKWTSYVAVAAIAAGTLLAGCGGATKEEKKDVKAGITKAAWGKADGQDVDLYTLTNKNGVQVKISSYGGTVTSWTAADKAGKVSSIVVGFDSLSGYLAKPPFFGAIIGRYGNRIAKGNFKLNGTTYQLAVNDGPNHLHGGNKGFDKVIWTGTVLSDTIPALVLTYVSKDGEEGYPGNLKVVVKYTLTNDDELAIDYTAETDKATPVNLTNHSYFNLSGDVNNSILDHVLQMNAANYTPVDSTLITTGEIKAVAGGPFDFTSPQKIGSRIAQVPGGYDHNWVLDRKGDSTSLMLAATLTDSISGRTLEVYTTEPGLQFYTGNFLDGTFKAPNGTPINKNSALCLETQHYPDSPNKPGFPSTILQPGQQYHTVTKYKLIVNK